A window from Mya arenaria isolate MELC-2E11 chromosome 9, ASM2691426v1 encodes these proteins:
- the LOC128203131 gene encoding rhodopsin-like yields MNVSNISESNNNYSKVFPTHIGLNYKEKTGARDWFHASLVLAWLFAILTITLNIAVIMCICRQKKMSRLYFLLLNMAVADLLTGMFDTTFNATERSLGYKNMTWAWFAGIYGCKIQRTAANVFSITSNFILAATSFDRAIAIAKPMINFKQGFVLQKCLTALCWAFSTLLNIPVFLSMHLKSVYKAYPLCGIDNNVITFKVMMNYLFVFQYLLPLSVILVSYVVLLYALARRSASCKQTDPKANGVLRVFNAGLPRSKKRSLKLMCGIVAGFVAAWTPFFTLVYIDSEHPSVQVGGLLYYLNGIINPVVFFIFHRTKPVSSPPSFYCNGQAMSLNRITKEPFQTLIAKTDVKQNDNSL; encoded by the exons aTGAATGTATCGAACATTTCCgaaagtaataataattattccaAGGTATTTCCGACACATATTGGACTAAACTACAAGGAAAAAACAGGAGCAAGG GATTGGTTTCATGCATCCCTGGTCTTGGCGTGGCTGTTTGCCATTTTGACGATCACCCTGAACATCGCCGTGATTATGTGTATTTGTAGACAGAAGAAGATGTCTAGATTGTACTTTCTGCTGCTAAACATGGCCGTTGCAG ATTTATTGACGGGCATGTTCGACACAACTTTCAACGCAACAGAAAGGTCTCTCGGATATAAAAACATGACTTGGGCGTGGTTCGCTGGCATATACGGGTGCAAAATACAACGAACTGCTGCCAATGTCTTTAGCATTACATCAAACTTCATACTTGCGGCTACAAGCTTCGACAGGGCAATTGCCATCGCAAAACCCATGATTAATTTCAAACAAG GATTTGTTCTACAGAAGTGTCTGACAGCACTGTGTTGGGCATTCAGTACGTTGCTAAACATTCCAGTATTTCtctcaatgcacttaaaatcCGTATACAAAGCGTATCCTCTATGCGGCATCGACAACAATGTAATCACATTTAAA GTGATGATGAATTACTTGTTTGTGTTCCAATACCTGCTCCCCCTCTCCGTAATTCTGGTCAGCTACGTGGTCCTCTTATACGCTCTAGCACGTCGGTCAGCAAGTTGCAAGCAA ACAGATCCAAAAGCAAACGGGGTTTTAAGAGTGTTTAATGCCGGTTTGCCTCGATCCAAGAAGAGGAGTCTAAAACTGATGTGCGGGATCGTCGCAG GTTTTGTCGCAGCCTGGACGCCATTTTTTACTCTCGTGTATATAGACTCCGAACATCCATCTGTGCAAGTTGGCGGTCTTTTGTACTACTTAAACGGAATAATCAACCCCGTGGTATTCTTCATCTTTCACCGTACCAAGCCAGTCAGTTCGCCACCGAGCTTCTATTGCAATGGACAAGCAATGAGTTTAAACAGGATAACAAAAGAACCATTCCAAACATTGATAGCAAAGACTGATGTAAAGCAAAATGATAATAGTCTTTGA